The sequence below is a genomic window from Lodderomyces elongisporus chromosome 2, complete sequence.
GAGGATATTAGGATGCAGGAAACGCGTGAGAAAGTTGAGCTTTTCAAGAGCTACtactttgtttgtttccaCACTTTTGAACCAGATAAAGAATCAGAGGATTATTTGGAACCCATCAACGTGTATATTGTCGTGTTTCGCGATGGTATTCTTACATTCCATTTCTCGCCAATCTCCCATCCGGCAAATGTGAGAAGAAGAGTTCGTCAATTAAGGGATTACGTTGACGTTACCGCTGACTGGCTTTGTTATGCTATGATTGATGACATTACCGATGGATTTGCACCCGTCATTCATGGTATCGAGTACGAGGCAGACGCAATTGAAGATGCAGTCTTTGTCGCAAGAGACACAGATTTCTCAAATATGTTGCAAAGGATTGGCGAATCAAGACGCAAAGTGATGACTTTGATGCGACTTCTTTCCGGCAAAGCAGACGTTATCAAAATGTTTGCCAAGAGATGTCAAGACGAGCTTGCCCTGGGATACCAAAAACAACTTaggcaacagcaacagcagcaacatcaatatcagcaacaatatcaacCCCAGTATCCATACGTTGCTCCACAACCAACTACTACCTCCACAACCACCAATGCTGGCGCAGATGCAACGTTTGGACCAGGACCCACTCCAGTTGGAATTGGTGCAAGTTTCACTTCGTCTACATCTCCCACGCCAGGAGCTCAACAACCGCATCAACCGCAACAAGCTTATACTGGAGCAGCcgtaccaccaccaccaccactaccattCATTCAGCCATCTCCATTTCAAACCAACTGGACACAAAACAATTCTGACAATGCACGTCCCCGTGCAGATATTGCTTTATATCTCGGTGATATTCAAGATCATATAATTACAATGTTTCAAAACTTGCTTGCTTACGAAAAAATCTTTAGTCGTTCTCACTCCAACTACTTGGCCCAATTGCAGGTTGAAAGCTTTAACTCAAACAATAAGATTTCAGAAATGTTTTCCAAGGTGACTATTATCGGTACCATGCTTGTGCCACTTAACTTGGTTACAGGTATGTTTGGTATGAATGTGAGAGTTCCTGGTGAACAAGGCAGTATCGCATGGTTTTTTGGAATTTTGGGTGTTCTTATTGTAGTGATCATAGTGagtatttttttggccAATTGGTGgttgaaaagaatgaataGAAAGCTAAATAGCGAACCCCGACCTGTTTTTAATTCACGTCGGAGCATCAGAAGTTTGGGATTGAAGAGACATAGTGCAAAGTCAATTATCAGCTTCCCCAATAAATATGATTGAGacgaattaaaaaaaaaaaaagaaagaaaggaaggaaTGGCAAAATCAGTAAGGGGTGAGATTTTGACAAAAGAGATTGTATGCGAGAGACAAAGACagaagaatgaaaagaattttactttggttttttcttttctctgtCTTTATATTATATTGCTTTTATACTCTATCAGAGTTTTTTCTCCTATTTTTAATGCAGAATATTGTatgaaaccaaaaaaataaacaaactttTAATAGAGTTCAAACATGCAGCCATGTAGAATGTATAAAGGGGGTTTCGTTATATTCAAATCTGTAATACTGTGAATACAAACTTCTAAACTTAATAATGGTCACGacatttctcttttcatccattttcttattttccttttctctcttcctttcccccccccccccccccccttcctttttttcttttttctcgtATGTTTTCTCTCGATTAAATGGCACTGACATTAGAATCATCAGTGTAATTAATTGGTGCCAATGAGATTGTGTTTGCAtctaaattgaaaacaacaTAAGCATGTCTTAAGAAATTGTCGCCCAAAATACTAACACTCACGGGACTTGGCTGAAAACCAAAGGGGCAATCCAAACctccaacaacaaactcaGACAAGGGTACTGTTATTTTGGCTGCATTCTCAAACCCAAAATCAACACTACCTGTTGTGTCGGCATCACACGGAATAACGTATTGGCCTTCGGTTTTGCTTCCCTGCCATGTAGCGCCAGCTTGTTTAGCTATCTCTGCTACTACTGGAGCTGACAAATACGTGATGGGGCTACCAGTGTCTAATGCCGCATCCTCGGTGAGCTTGTACAAGGTACCGTTGTAGTTGATACTTGTCACGTTGATACTCAATCTGTCTGGTCTGGTGATTTTCTCCGGAATTAAATTTCCAGTGTACTTGGCATTGTCAACACCACCAAAGATGATTGCACCATTCAATGCATCTGGAGAGTTCATGTATAACGAGTACGCATTCGTCTTGATGTAGCCTTGTTCTTTCAACGATGCAGGAAGGTTGGAATAGTTTGCACCACTTTCACCGCGAACAAGTCCAATACCCAAAGTTCCACTTTGCTCAGAGGTTGAATTAACATCTGCAAATCTTTGTTTCTGGAGAGAAATAGCACCTATACCAATAGTATCAGTACCCCAAATTCCAAAAGACTCCGAACCATCACCGTAGTAGATCTCAAAAGGAAGACCCAAGCTTTGGTAAGTTGTAGATGTTTTAGGATTGAAAGTGCCCGAGGTCTTGCAATAAGAATGGTTTTCACATTGTGCATTCGCATCCACAACCCATAAATCACTAGATCCAGTATCAATAACcaatgtttgtttttgtttattggATCCAACACTGACAATAGAAGTATATGTGAATCTTGCATTATGAATATTCACAGAAACAGTACCAGCCCTCTTTCCAACAACAGCATGTAATGAgtttgcttcttttccacCTTTGGCAATTTTTCCCACAACACCACTGCTCAGAATGGATGATCTATCGACGCTGAAATCCAAAGCTACAAAGCCTGGACTATCCCTCCTTTCAATACCGTGGGGAATGACAAAACCTTGTGCAACTagagcaacaacaagtgAAATAAGGACTTGCCTAGCAAGTACAGACAAAAAGACCATTGTTTGTAATTaatttgctttgctttgctttgctttgttttgctttgatttgatttgttttgatttgtttgactcagtatattttatttgaaagctaacaaaaaacactcTTAACCAGCAaatgcttttgctttttttatttttattatttacaAAACCAAGGTATTATAAGGCATTTTTATACCTGGAACGGATTGAGCAAGTCACTTTGCTACTTCTTCCTTCCTGCCCCTTCCCCTCACACATCTTCAGTCTAATAACCACCTTTtgttaaaaagaaagaagaaaaaaaagtaattcCACTTGATAATTAAAATCTGCAAAACTTGCTAACAAGAAGCCCACCGGAGGCCAGGCACCAGACACTAGATACCAAACACGAGACACGTTGATGGTTAGTACCCATCCATACCTAATGACGGTGCATTGAAAacgcaaaataaaaaaacaaccaacAAATTACCTCTAGCTTCAAACAATAGAATGTATCAACTTGATGCCACAATATTTTTGAGCCGAAACGAATAGTGGAAAAGGAAgttttagttttcttttttttttgattttttatcTATTCATTTTTAACATAAACCAACATCATTTAAGATAAAAAGTGGGTATGAACCAGAATAACTATGAAAGAAGtcaaaaaatatatttagAGGTCAAAAACTGTCACTTCACAGCAATAGCGTAAGTCGGAAAAACGGTTTGTAGCATCATTTGTAatacttttgattttgatttttctttttgtttctttgtttgaagaagaaccTCGAACAATAGGCAAGCCACGTTTAATTAATGCATTAAAAAGGTTACGAAGCATTGATCTGTAATTTCACGAAGCACTGTACTTCTATTGCTATAGATGCCCATGTAAAATACTCCAaaatctctctctctctctgtctctgtctctgtctctctgtctctttcttttccccgCACTCCTCTCCACATAAACTTGTTTGTAAGCAATTACACATTGATTGCTGAGTAATTGAAGTTGGCCCAACAGTTTTATGTATTTATCAAAAATGACTTATAATGGTTAAACACATATTGGGCcatttataaaaaaaaaggaaaagaaaaagaaaaacattttataatttggttttttgttttcggtGCTCCGATAACGCAAATACCTATTGTTTATAAGGGGTTGACTACTATCGTATGTTGCTAATGTAcatttattgttgtttagAAATTACCCCGTGGTGGCATCAGTATTGGTTTTGGTGTTATATGGTCGTGGAGCtcaacattttcaaacaTAATGGATCTGAAAGCAAGGAAAATAAGAGCTTCCTCGAGTTGGTTTCCATTACATCTTGTtgcttcctttttctttttatttttcattttcatttttcttgttgctgtttctgtttctgtttctgtttct
It includes:
- the SAP8_1 gene encoding aspartyl protease (MEROPS:MER0000939) yields the protein MVFLSVLARQVLISLVVALVAQGFVIPHGIERRDSPGFVALDFSVDRSSISSSGVVGKIAKGGKEANSLHAVVGKRAGTVSVNIHNARFTYTSIVSVGSNKQKQTLVIDTGSSDLWVVDANAQCENHSYCKTSGTFNPKTSTTYQSLGLPFEIYYGDGSESFGIWGTDTIGIGAISLQKQRFADVNSTSEQSGTLGIGLVRGESGANYSNLPASLKEQGYIKTNAYSLYMNSPDALNGAIIFGGVDNAKYTGNLIPEKITRPDRLSINVTSINYNGTLYKLTEDAALDTGSPITYLSAPVVAEIAKQAGATWQGSKTEGQYVIPCDADTTGSVDFGFENAAKITVPLSEFVVGGLDCPFGFQPSPVSVSILGDNFLRHAYVVFNLDANTISLAPINYTDDSNVSAI